A stretch of DNA from Leguminivora glycinivorella isolate SPB_JAAS2020 chromosome 12, LegGlyc_1.1, whole genome shotgun sequence:
TTGATGTGTTGCAGGACGTCATGCCGTTCGCGAGGTACGTTGAACCAGGGCGAGTAGCCCTGGTAGCCGATGGCCCCTTGAAGGGAAAGCTTGTAAGCGTAGTCGACGTCATTGACCAGACACGCGCCCTCGTCGACGGACCCGGCAGCGGTATCCCTCGCCAACAGATCCGCCTGAACCAGCTGCATTTGACCAAGTTCCGTCTGAGCTTCCCCTTCACAGCGCCCACCCGCGTCGTCAGGAAAGCATGGACAGACGCTAAGCTCAACGAGAAATGGGCCGAAAGCCAATGGGCGCAGAAGCTCGCTAACAAAGAGAAGCGCGCCGCTATGACAGATTACGACCGTTTCAAGCTGACGTCGGCACGTGTGAAGAGGAACCGCGCGAGAACAGCGGTGTTCAAGAGCCTGAAAGTGAAGGCGGCGCGCACCGGAGTCTTCGGCAAGAAGGCCGTCCCCAAAACGAAAGTCCCGAAGCCGCGTACCAAGAAGCCCGCCGCCAAAAAACCCGCGAAGAAGTAATTCTTGTGTCTTAGAGAGGTTAAGTGACAATCAAGGGACAGAATAAAGAATTACTTTTAAGCTATATGCTGTGTTATATTGTTAGTCCCTTTTACTGTCCATTTTGTGAAATGAGGTGAGTCAAGTGGTTATTACAGAACATGTGGTGTTTTTTCTTTACTCAATTTGTTTTACTTTTCAGGGGTGGCATGAGACTTGCTGTTATAACCTAAAACCTAAGAGGTAAGCTTAATACTTAATCATCTATACATTCTTGACTGTTATTCtcaaaatgatgattttaattATAGTCTCGTTCGTATGAActtaatgattttaaatttacCACCATACTGAATCTTGTTACTTCGATATCAAAGTGTCTTAATCTCTTTATTTGTTACTTAcgcaataaatatatttcaggCCTTCATACAAACTAGATGACAAAATGTTTTCTGGTGGAAGAATTTAAATAAAGAAGCTACCCAAAAACACTATGAACATGGTGAGTAAAAAAGCAATTTCATGAAGGTTTGATTTTAAGTAGCAATTCAAAAtgatgatttaatttaatagtctCGTTCGGATGAAAAATTGTGATTTCAAACTTACCACCTTACTGAtgatttttctttctttgtttttattgtttccCATAAGACCATGAataaccttttttttattatttcagttgtGGTGAGAGAGCTGAATTTGGTTGTTGTGACCAGACTGGATTCACATTCTGAAATAGGTAACTTActacttttactttttttttaaggttatgtGGGCAAAAAATTTGTAATTACAATATTTTGTCATGTAAGTAGTTCACTAAATTtgccttaattgccaagagtggcatgcTTTTCCTACCTTGTTGCGGGAATCAGGTGTGAGTTTATAcatgtatgtataatgtatgtataatacACAGATAAAAACTGCTTCTGCTTTGCAATTTCTAGATGGATTACTCTCCATCGGAACcagaaaaatattgtttaattctTATCATGCAGTTCCTTATTATGGTATTGCCTGGACCCTGCCAAAGCCGATGTGTGAACAGTTCAACTGTCGCATGTGACTCTGGTCAGGAACATTATCACACTCCGTGTAAGTTGTGTGATCCCATGGCCGCACAACCAAGGGTTGAGTGTAACAATCTATCATTATTCAGATTCATTTATATGAACATTgttatttcaaattttaattctAAAAGTTGATTGTTACAGCTCCTCCATTATTGTAGACGAGGATAAATTAGGGGAACACTTATTGGGTAAGTTTAACATATTTATGTAATTGTGATATCCCATGTAACAGCAGTtctgaaaaaccggccaagtgcgagtcgggctcgcgcacaaagggttccgtagcagcaaaccaaaattacagttaaatcaacctatctcaaaaactataagagatactttgatcaaaccaaaaatcgttgaaagagttaattagcatgcatcacctctattttttttagaattttataccccgtagttataaaaatagagggggggggacatactttttacgactttgagagctgatatctcaaaaaccgttcactttaagaaaaatgttttttagaaaactttatatcattttaaaagacctttccattgataccccacacgggtatgtacatcgaaaaaaaaattttcatccctcagttacatgtatgggggccccaccccaattctttttttttactatttagtgtcataattttgtagcggttcatacaacacatattcccatcaaatttcatcactgtagtacttatagtttccgagtaaatcggctgtgacagacggacagacggacagacggacatgacgaaactataagggttccgtttttgccattttggctacggaaccctaaaaagtatgtacaaaaattaaggaaaacgttaagtttgtttttttttattcctattttgttaccaacattttttttttatgaattgagattttagtaaattttatttcgtcattaaggttctccagtatctatattttcttatatcCTTACGAAAGTCTACTTATactactaaatgttggtaacaaaatacaatcaattaaaatttgctgtcATGGCTATGTCCAAACTTTTAGAGAGCTGCTGATGCTTCTTAATAGTGTATGGGtctttcttcttctttctcAATCCTATTATTTGGATCTTTAagatttattaacccccgacgcaaaaacgacggggtgttataagtttgacgtgtctgtctgtctgtggcatcgtagctcccaaaaggatgaaccgatttcgatttcgtttttttttgtttgaaagctgagttagtcgggagtgttcttatccatgtttcataaaaatcggtccactatgtcgcggtcgggggttttttcaaaatatcaattttgtggttattttaacatacttAATCAACTTTCACATCACACTAACAACTTGACCACTACTCAGTTGTAACTTTTTCACTTGATACAGACTTGACTTTATTAATTTCTTTGTGAAATGTGAGACCCTGCCAAAGCCGATGTGTGAACAGATCTACTGTCACATGTGACTCTGGTCAGGAACATTATCACACTCCGTGTAAGTTGTGTGATCCCATGGCCGCACAACCAAGGGTTGAGTGTGACAACTGAAATTCTTACTCCTATTTTCGGATTGAAACATTCATATTGTtcctttaaatttaattatgtattttattattacagattCATTTTACGAATGCAAACAAGCCACAAGAACACAAATTGACTATTTggtaagtaaaaaaatattttcagaatcACCATTGTTTTAAATACAAACTTGTGTAAAAGATTACTAAAACAGTTGATACCCTATTCATGTTCTTACTCATATTAGTAATCTTTTTTAAATGATGACTATAAGTATCGCCCCTGTCTGATTCTTGATGATTGATAATTCCTgacaatataataaatatttataataatgatTTACCATCAAGTTGTTGAAtgtaattaatgtttttttttttttcatttataggTACACCAGGTTTTAATTAGAAACTATCACATCAATTATTTTGAAGGTAAGCCTAAAATAACCTTAGTTATCACTGTATTTTCTGGGTGCTTAATAATTATGTGATGACAAATACAAACTTGTGTAAAAGATTACTAAAACAGTTGATACCCTATTCATGTTCTTACTCATAATCTACAAAGTACTATCAGTACTCTTCAGTTCtttagtaatattttttaaatgatgacTATAAGTATCGCCCCTGTCTGATTCTTGATGATTGATAATTCCTgacaatataataaatatttataataatgatTTGCCATCAAGTTGTtgaatgtaattaattaatgttttttttttttttttttttttttttttttttcatttataggTACACCAGGTTTTAATTAGAAACTATCACATCAATTATTTTGAAGGTAAGCCTAAAATAACCTTAGTTATCACTGTATTTTCTGGGtgcttaataatatttaattagcCTGGTCCACACAGGGTGAACAGCATCGGGATGGTTATTTTTTTGGGTGGCAAACCACCATTTCCTCGACCGAGGCATGACCATAATAATACATTGTGCCCCGCAACACTGCTCGCTCTCTGTCGTCCCAACTATTTAATCTAATAGttcaaaataatataatgatgaCTATATGTATCGCCCCTAGCTGTAGTTTGATGATTGATC
This window harbors:
- the LOC125232153 gene encoding 60S ribosomal protein L14, with the translated sequence MPFARYVEPGRVALVADGPLKGKLVSVVDVIDQTRALVDGPGSGIPRQQIRLNQLHLTKFRLSFPFTAPTRVVRKAWTDAKLNEKWAESQWAQKLANKEKRAAMTDYDRFKLTSARVKRNRARTAVFKSLKVKAARTGVFGKKAVPKTKVPKPRTKKPAAKKPAKK